CGCGCGGGTTGTCGTATTGCCAACATGGAATTCAACCAATTTCACCCCACCTGTCTTTATCATCCCAAGGCGAAGTCTTTTTTGATTACCGAAGCCTTGCGCGGTGAAGGAGCTCAATTAAAGCTACCGAACGGTGAGCGCTTCATGGAGCGCTTCGATCCTCAAGGCGAATTAGCCCCCCGAGATATCGTAGCCCGTGCGATTGATCATGAAATGAAACGTCTGGGCGCTGATTGCCTATTCTTGGATATTAGCCACCAAGATGAAGACTTCATCAAGGCACATTTTCCTACGGTGTATAAGCGCTGCCTGAAATTCGGTATCGATATCACCAAAGAGGCAATTCCGGTCGTTCCTGCGGCTCATTACACCTGTGGAGGCGTAGTCGTAGATACCAATGGTGCTACGGACCTTAAACACCTCTATGCGATCGGCGAATCTAGCTTTACCGGCCTCCACGGAGCAAATCGGATGGCGTCAAACTCGCTACTTGAGTGCATTGTGTACGGTAGATCGGCTGCCAAAGACATCCTCGACCAAGTAACCGCCACCCCACAAGCTCAAGCGCTTGCCCCCTGGGATGCTAGCCGCGTGACCGATTCCGACGAGGACGTAGTAATTTCCCACAACTGGGACGAACTGCGCCGCTTCATGTGGGATTACGTAGGAATTGTGCGAACTAAAAAACGTCTTGAGCGAGCGCAACATCGTATCAAACTACTGCAGCGAGAAATTGCCGAATACTACGGCCATCACAAGGTGAGTAGTGACTCCATTGAGCTGCGTAATCTTGCCGATGTTGCGGAACTCATTATTAGATCTGCTCTGCAACGACGTGAGTCACGCGGCTTGCATTTCACTCGCGACTACCCAGATTGCTCACCCGTAGCACGAAACACCATTATGGTGCCGATCAACTTTGCGGGCCAGGATATTGTGGTAACGGATCCTCAACCTCACCGTTAGAGCTTAAGCATGAGGCAATGGTTACCAGACGCCAAGTGCCAAGTGCCAAGTGCCAAGTAAGTATTGATTAATAAGCTCGAAGTGGAAGCGTTAAGTCACGCCAGTGTTAAGGCGTCGCCGAAGTCGGCGCCAGCTCACGGGAGATAATTGGTCCCACCACCACGTGTAGGTGCCCCGCTGAGTAGTAATCTTGGTCCAAAATGCACCTAATTGCAGAGCATGAATTTTTCCCAGACAACGCCAATGACCTCGCTCACAACGCCAAAGCTGGCCATTGTGCAAGCTATATACCTGAGGATTACTGGGCAGCAGACACAACCACACCAATGCGACCACACCGGTGAAGACTGCCACCTCTGGGCGCGCCAATACCAGCAGGTAATGACAGGCGGCGAGGCTGAGAAATACATAGAGCCAGTGGAGTGATGAGCTAGGAATGACCTGAAAGATTTGATTAGTGCCGCGTTTAGCCGCGGGCAGCATGGCGTTCCAAAATCAACTTAACCATTGTGGCGTGTTCTGGATCTTCTGGCAGGTCTGCTTTGAGAAACCAGCGGAATAAATCTTGATCTTGTTCCTCAAGTAGCGATACATAGCGCTCTTTATCAGCCTGATCAAGCCCTGCATACTCAAACTCTACGAAGGGCCCTAGTACGAGGTCTAACTCCAACATGCCTCTGCGACTTGCCCAAGCAATACGATTTTGAGCGAATAGATCTGTCATACAATATTCCAACCTTAAGTACGTTTATCTTATTATCGCCCACCGCTGCGCGTTAAGTCACGCACTTCAGTGTAGCTTTCTTATCAACTCACCTTGATTTTCCTAGGTAGAGCCCCCATAAATAGCTCATATTGATCTACGAGGTTTTCATGGATACCACCAGCATTGGTCAGCTCAGCATCTACTCGATCACAGGGAAAGATGCCGCGACATTTTTACAAAATCAAATTACCGCCGATACCGCAGACATCACGTTAGAGAAAGCTGCCTTCACGGCTAGTTGCGATCTAAAAGGCCGTGCTATTGCTACCTTCGTCATTACGAAGATTGATCAAGGCTTCCTCATCCTAGTTGATAAAGATTGTGCTGACGAACTCATCGCCCATTATCGAAAGTACGCAGCATTTTCGAAGGTCGCCATCGATCAACGAACGGACCTATCAGTGCATTTCTCTGCCCAAGCCGATCAACTTGCTCCTGAGGCGTTTTCCCAAGCTGGCTCAATGATCCGTCATCCAAATGGCTCTTCAGCGTGGGTCATTAAAGAGCAGTCAACAAGTGTTGAGCAATCTGTCGCGGCCGCCTTAGCCAATGTGGCGGCCGGCGTAGTCTTTACGGATGCCTCATCAAAGAGCGCATTCATCCCACAGATTATTGGCATCGATCTACTCGGCGGCATCTCCTTCACTAAAGGCTGTTACCTAGGGCAGGAAATCGTTGCCAGAATGAAGTATCTGGGTAAGTCCAAAAAATCGCTCCATCGCGGCAAGTTGGCCGGCGCTGCGCCAAGCAATGGGGATGAACTTCTCACCCCTGAAGGTAAAACAGCGGGTACGGTTGTGACGATTGGTGGAGAGAATGGAAGCTATCAGTTCTTAGCCGTGGTAACAGACAAATTGGCCGCCGAACCCCTGACGCTAAATGGCGAAACCATCACCGAACTAACATCGAGTAAAGTATGACAGATCAACTCCTCACCCTTAGCGCACTCTTAGAGCAAGCCGATCTCGAGGTAGCGACCTATGATTTATCACGGCAGATTCGTCGGATAGAGCATCAAGACTGGCTAGCATTCGAACGAGGTGAACAAGCCTGGGAAAATCCCGTTCAAGCGGCAGCAACCTTTGCCATTGTCGGCTTGAATAAGCAGCAGATAGAAAATAGCGTGGTCTGGTTCTTCCAATTACCGCTGGATGAACGCATGCACCTCAACCTAGGAGCCCGAGACGGCCTAATTGACCAACTCCTCAGTAGGGCAGCAGCCAATGCTGAAAACCTCAACGCTGAAGAGGCCACCGATTTACAGGCCGCAGCCAAGGACCTGAGCGCTAGTATTCAGCCTCCGGTTGAACGGCGCGCCAAGTTTCATTCCATGTTGCGAGTGGATAACCAGCTTGCCTCAACGGACAACTATCAACTGGTGAAGCGCTGGTTGGACAATCCTGAGGACCAGGATGTTGATCTGCTGCCCCTCCAGGGCTTAGCAGATTTGAGCGTTCGTCTGAATCAACCTGGCGTCGCCCAAAAGCTCAGTGCGAATGCTCTTTTGCTCGGCGATCGTCACTGGCAAATTCTGGCTCATCTACTGGAAAATGAGACTCTCCCCGCGGTACTGATTAAAACTATCGAAAGCCACTTACAAGCCGAATTGACGAGTGACCGCGATGCCACCAACACCGCGGCCTTACTGCAGAGTTTGGCTGGCTGCGACACGGCGTGCCGCGAACGCAACCTGCTTCGTACCTTGAACTCCGCCCACGGTGTTTCGGGCGAGGTGATAGGCGTCGTAGCAGGCCGTTTCTGGAATGACCTGCAACAGCCAGACGTATGCCGCCAGTTCTTTAGCAACCTGCTGCAATTCAACGATGGCATCAGCTTCGTTCCCGTTGTTCGCCAGTTGATGACGTTCACGGCGCTTCGCCCGTTT
This window of the uncultured Umboniibacter sp. genome carries:
- the nadB gene encoding L-aspartate oxidase encodes the protein MAIKQHDVLVIGSGAAGLTIAIELAQHLNVAVLSKGELNAGSTRWAQGGIAAVLTTEDTVESHVQDTLAAGGGLCDEERVRHVVSHSSEAIHWLIDQGVEFTKEEDGEQYHLTREGGHSKRRIIHSADATGQAVAKTLIERAAQSERIEFFTHHIAVDLITHADPSDTKVRCAGAYVLDTDSGEVETFSARFVVLATGGASKVYLYTSNPDGSSGDGIAMAWRAGCRIANMEFNQFHPTCLYHPKAKSFLITEALRGEGAQLKLPNGERFMERFDPQGELAPRDIVARAIDHEMKRLGADCLFLDISHQDEDFIKAHFPTVYKRCLKFGIDITKEAIPVVPAAHYTCGGVVVDTNGATDLKHLYAIGESSFTGLHGANRMASNSLLECIVYGRSAAKDILDQVTATPQAQALAPWDASRVTDSDEDVVISHNWDELRRFMWDYVGIVRTKKRLERAQHRIKLLQREIAEYYGHHKVSSDSIELRNLADVAELIIRSALQRRESRGLHFTRDYPDCSPVARNTIMVPINFAGQDIVVTDPQPHR
- a CDS encoding succinate dehydrogenase assembly factor 2, with product MTDLFAQNRIAWASRRGMLELDLVLGPFVEFEYAGLDQADKERYVSLLEEQDQDLFRWFLKADLPEDPEHATMVKLILERHAARG
- a CDS encoding DUF3549 family protein; this encodes MTDQLLTLSALLEQADLEVATYDLSRQIRRIEHQDWLAFERGEQAWENPVQAAATFAIVGLNKQQIENSVVWFFQLPLDERMHLNLGARDGLIDQLLSRAAANAENLNAEEATDLQAAAKDLSASIQPPVERRAKFHSMLRVDNQLASTDNYQLVKRWLDNPEDQDVDLLPLQGLADLSVRLNQPGVAQKLSANALLLGDRHWQILAHLLENETLPAVLIKTIESHLQAELTSDRDATNTAALLQSLAGCDTACRERNLLRTLNSAHGVSGEVIGVVAGRFWNDLQQPDVCRQFFSNLLQFNDGISFVPVVRQLMTFTALRPFIIACLNQPFEDERLETLRIKHLGH